The Rahnella aquatilis CIP 78.65 = ATCC 33071 genomic sequence CGCAATAAAATCTGCTTCGCGATGATATCCGCTGCGCTATTCCATTCCAAAGGCACGCCCGGTGCGCGCTGGTGCGGACGCAGGAAGTTATGCAGAAACGCCAGGCGCTGTGCAGGCGTTTGCAGACGAAAGCGCTCAGAAACGTCAGCGCCGTCTTCATCGTAATAGGTAATTTTCAGCCATTCCCCTTTGTCATCACGACCGTTTTCCAGATTCATACCACCGCAGCGCAATACCAGCGCATCTTTCAGACGCAGTGCGGCTTTCAGCATGTCATCGGGGTCGACCAGAATTTCCTGACACTGATGGCAACGCCGAGCGGCGATATCATTTTCTGCACCACAGTGCGGACAGCTCTTAAAGCGGAAGCGGAAATCGCATTGCTCACGGTTGCCTTCATCATCTTCCAGCACGCCCTGACAACGGCGGCCAAAATGCTCGATGATGGTGCCGTCTTCGGTGGTTTTCCCCCAAAAAATATTGGCGAAACCGCAGGCCGGGCAGAATACCTGCACGGGCTTATTATCGCCCGCTGGCTTGTGGCTGCCGACTTCCGGCGTAAACAGGTCGTGCGGGTTTCCGGCGTAATCGAGGATCAGGCAATCCGTTTTGCCCGGTGAGAGCCGCAGCCCGCGACCGACAATTTGCTGATACAGACTGACAGACTCAGTCGGGCGCAGGATGGCGATAAGATCCACGTGCGGTGCATCAAAGCCGGTGGTCAGCACGGATACATTCACCAGATAGCGTAACTGCTGAGCTTTAAAAGCGGTGATCAGCCGGTCACGTTCTACCGCGTGAGTTTGCGCGCTGATCAGCGCCGCTTCGCCTGCGGGCAGCAGACCAAAAATCTCACCTGCATGTTCTACCGTAGAGGCAAAAATCATCACCCCTTTGCGGTCCTGTGCGAATTCAATAATCTGGCTGATGATGTGCGGCGTAATGCGCTTTTGCTGACGCAGTTCGTCATTCAGATCGGCTTCGCTGAACAGACCATTACTGTTGGCCTGCAGGCGGCTGAAATCATAACTGACCACCGGCATATCGAGCCGTTCGGGTGGCACCAGAAAGCCGTTTTTGATCATATAACGCAACGGCAGTTCATAGATGCAGTCACGGAACAGGCTGTTGGCATCGCCGCGCACAATACCCTGATGGTGATACTGATAAATCCAGCCTTTGCCAAGCCGGTAGGGCGTGGCAGTCAGGCCGAGCAGCCGCAGGCGCGGGTTTTGTGCTTTGAGATGGCCGATGATTTGCTGATACTGACTGTTGTCATCGTCGGAAATACGGTGACATTCATCGACAATCAGCAGGGAAAACTCACCGCTGAACGCCGCCAGGTTAGGCGCGACGGACTGCACGCTGCCAAACACCACTTTGCCGCTGCTTTGTTTCAGGTTCAGACCGGCGGCGAAAATATCCGCTTCCAGCCCGTAGGAAAGGTATTTGCTGTGGTTTTGCGCCACCAGCTCTTTGACGTGGGCGAGCACCAGCACACGTCCGCGAGCAACGCGCGCCAGTTCGGCGATCACCAGACTTTTTCCCGCACCGGTCGGCAACACAATGACGGCCGGTTCGTCATGCTGGCGGAAATGACGCAGCGTGGCATCCACGGCATCTTGCTGGTAGGGGCGGAGGGTAAAAGCAGTCACGCGATGATCACCTGTTGATTTTCCGGTTAACAACCCTGTTTATAAAAACAGTAATGCAGTATGCCAAGAAATCTGCCCGATGGCGATGAGCAAAGAAATCATCTGCCATGAATCTTTAGCCTGCTTATTTTCCTTCTTCCTTACAGGATGCGCGGCTATACTAATGTGCTCAATGCGGCAGTGTTTCTGCCCCCCCGAAGTAATAATAACTCTTTGCAATTATTACGAAACGAACAAACCTGAACCCTGTCAGTTGCAATATTGCGACGGCGGGGTCTTGTGTTTTATCAGTAACGCGATCACTCAGATCGCCATGAAGGCAAGTTGATCCAATGCGTCTGGACAAGTTTCTCTCTCAGCAATTAGGCGTAAGCCGCGCGCTGGTTTTGCGCGAACTGCGTAACAAACGTGTCACCGTAGACGGTGAAATCGTCAAAACCGGCTCAATGAAAATCAGCCCTGAACAGCGCGTCGAATTTGATGGCAATGTGCTGGATCAAATTACCGGCCCGCGTTATTTCATGCTCAACAAACCGCAGGGGTATGTGTGCTCCACCGATGATCCGGATCACCCGACCGTGCTGTATTTCCTCGAAGAACCCGTTGCCTACAAACTGCATGCGGCGGGGCGTCTGGATATCGACACTACCGGTCTGGTGCTGATGACCGACGATGGTCAGTGGTCACACCGCATCACCTCGCCGCGCCATCACTGTGAAAAAACCTATCTGGTGACACTCGAACATCCGCTGGCTGACGACACCGCCGCGCAGTTTGAAGCGGGCGTACAATTGCATAACGAAGATTCCCTGACCAAACCGGCACAGCTCGAAAAAATTGAAGATTGTCTGGTGCGTCTTACCCTCAGTGAAGGCCGTTACCATCAGGTAAAACGCATGTTTGCTGCGGTCGGTAACCGGGTGATTGCGCTGCACCGTGAGCGCATCGGCGAGATTGTGATGGATGAAGATTTGGAACCGGGTCAGTATCGTCCGTTAACGGAGCAGGAAGTGGCCAGCGTTGGCGTTCCTTCGCGATAGTTTTTTTCTAACTGGAGCAGCGTAAAGTGCAAGAAAAACCGGTCTCCCACGTCGGACTGATTTTCATCCTGGGACTGATATCGATGCTGATGCCTCTGGCCATCGATATGTATCTGCCAAGTATGCCCGTCATTGCGCAGGAATATGGTGTTCCGGCAGGCAGCGTGCAAATGACGCTCAGTGCTTACGTGCTGGGGTTTGCGATAGGGCAGCTGTTTTACGGACCGATGGCGGACAGCCTCGGACGTAAGCCGGTTATTTTCTGGGGCGTGATGATCTTTGCCGTCGCGGCCGGTGCCTGTGCGCTGGCGCAATCTGTCGAGCAACTGGTCTGGATGCGTTTCCTGCACGGTCTGGCAGCCGCTGCTGCGAGTGTGGTCATCAACGCGCTGATGCGCGACATGTTCACCAAAGATGAATTCTCGCGAATGATGTCTTTTGTGGTCCTGGTGATGACGGTTGCGCCGCTGCTGGCACCGATGATCGGCGGTTTGCTGATGGCCATTTTCAGCTGGCACGCGATTTTCTGGGCGATGGCCATCGCCGCGCTGATTGCCGCGACGCTGGTGGGCGTGTATATCAAAGAAACGCTGCCCAAAGAGCGGCGGCAAAAATTCCACCTGCGCACCAGCGTCGGCAATTTTGCTTCCCTGTTCCGTCATAAACGTGTGCTCAGTTATATGCTGGCGAGTGGTTTCTCATTTGCCGGGATGTTCTCTTTCCTCAGCGCCGGTCCGTTTGTGTACATCGAGCTTAATGGCGTTTCGCCGCAGAATTTCGGTTTTTACTTTGCGCTGAACATCGTCGCTCTGGTCATTCTGACACTCATCAACAGCCGTAATGTGCGCCGCACGGGCGCGGTGAAAATGTTCCGTTTCGGGTTGTTTGTGCAACTGACGATGGGGATGTGGCTGGTGATCGTCTGTACCTTCGGATTGCCGTTCTGGGCGATGGTGATTGGTGTGGCGGGGTACGTTGGTGTGATTGCGATGGTCACGTCTAATGCGATGGCCGTCATTATGGATGATTTCCCGCACATGGCCGGTACCGCCGCTTCTCTGGCCGGCACGATTCGTTTCGGCACCGGTGCGGCGATAGGTTCTGTGTTGTCACTGTTTACCGCGAAAAGCGCCTGGCCGATGGTGGGGTCGATGGCGTTCTGCATTCTGGCCGCCACGTTGTTGTATCTCTATGCCAGCCGTCCGGCGAAAGCAGTATCTGCATAACTTCCTCCCCCTTCGCAGGGGAGAAACAAAGTCCGGTTGGCCTGCTGATTTTACAGATGTCGAAGCAGGAATTCGGTCTGCTCCCTCCCCTTCGCATGAACTGAACCCCGAATGTTGGACGTTTTAATCCTCATTCGGAGTTTAGTATGAAGTACGATTTTCAAATCAAAATGATAGCCGTCAGGCACTATCTTGACGGCCACGATGGCTTCAAAATTACCGCCCGCAAATATCACGTTCCGGCATCCTCACTTCGTGCATGGACTGCTGCCTATCAATTTCACGGTGAGCAGGCTTTTCGTAAGGCGACTCGCATCTATTCCGAACAGTTTCGTGCTCATGTCGTCGATGTGACTCTTCGCGAACATCTTTCTATGCGTTCTGCCGCCGCCCGATTTAATATTGCTGATTATCAGACAATCAAACGCTGGATCCTGGCTGCTAAAAACTCAGCTTTTCCAGCTCTGAAAGAGAGGAATAACATGGCGCAGAAAACGCAAAAACCTGAGATAAAGCCTGAAGACATGACGCCTGCCGAGCTTCTGGAAGAGGTGCGCTATCTGCGTGCTGAACGCGCTTACAACGAAAAGCTCGACGCCCTGATGAAGTCAAAAACAGAACGGAAGAAAAAATCCACGCCATCAGGGCATTAATCGGAGAACACCGTCTCCAGGATCTGTTGAAATCTGCGAGGTTGCCACGAAGCACCTGGTACTGGTGGCAATCGCGGGAGCAAGCCGGGGATGACGTGACGTTATGTGACGCCATCGGGCAACTGGCCGTCCGCCACAAGCGGTGCTATGGCTATCGCCGCGTCACGTTAGAACTGCGCAATCAGGGCGTGCGGGTCAATCATAAAAAGGTGTTCCGCCTGATGCGGGAAATGGATGTACAGGCGCGGGTGCGGCCTAAAAAATACCGGAGTTATAAGGACGATATCGGGATGGCGCCAGCGCCCAATCTGCTGAGACGGAAATTTAACGCCTCC encodes the following:
- a CDS encoding DEAD/DEAH box helicase, which gives rise to MTAFTLRPYQQDAVDATLRHFRQHDEPAVIVLPTGAGKSLVIAELARVARGRVLVLAHVKELVAQNHSKYLSYGLEADIFAAGLNLKQSSGKVVFGSVQSVAPNLAAFSGEFSLLIVDECHRISDDDNSQYQQIIGHLKAQNPRLRLLGLTATPYRLGKGWIYQYHHQGIVRGDANSLFRDCIYELPLRYMIKNGFLVPPERLDMPVVSYDFSRLQANSNGLFSEADLNDELRQQKRITPHIISQIIEFAQDRKGVMIFASTVEHAGEIFGLLPAGEAALISAQTHAVERDRLITAFKAQQLRYLVNVSVLTTGFDAPHVDLIAILRPTESVSLYQQIVGRGLRLSPGKTDCLILDYAGNPHDLFTPEVGSHKPAGDNKPVQVFCPACGFANIFWGKTTEDGTIIEHFGRRCQGVLEDDEGNREQCDFRFRFKSCPHCGAENDIAARRCHQCQEILVDPDDMLKAALRLKDALVLRCGGMNLENGRDDKGEWLKITYYDEDGADVSERFRLQTPAQRLAFLHNFLRPHQRAPGVPLEWNSAADIIAKQILLRHPDFVVARMKGQFWQVREKVFDYEGRYRRANELRG
- the rsuA gene encoding 16S rRNA pseudouridine(516) synthase RsuA yields the protein MRLDKFLSQQLGVSRALVLRELRNKRVTVDGEIVKTGSMKISPEQRVEFDGNVLDQITGPRYFMLNKPQGYVCSTDDPDHPTVLYFLEEPVAYKLHAAGRLDIDTTGLVLMTDDGQWSHRITSPRHHCEKTYLVTLEHPLADDTAAQFEAGVQLHNEDSLTKPAQLEKIEDCLVRLTLSEGRYHQVKRMFAAVGNRVIALHRERIGEIVMDEDLEPGQYRPLTEQEVASVGVPSR
- a CDS encoding Bcr/CflA family multidrug efflux MFS transporter, whose protein sequence is MQEKPVSHVGLIFILGLISMLMPLAIDMYLPSMPVIAQEYGVPAGSVQMTLSAYVLGFAIGQLFYGPMADSLGRKPVIFWGVMIFAVAAGACALAQSVEQLVWMRFLHGLAAAAASVVINALMRDMFTKDEFSRMMSFVVLVMTVAPLLAPMIGGLLMAIFSWHAIFWAMAIAALIAATLVGVYIKETLPKERRQKFHLRTSVGNFASLFRHKRVLSYMLASGFSFAGMFSFLSAGPFVYIELNGVSPQNFGFYFALNIVALVILTLINSRNVRRTGAVKMFRFGLFVQLTMGMWLVIVCTFGLPFWAMVIGVAGYVGVIAMVTSNAMAVIMDDFPHMAGTAASLAGTIRFGTGAAIGSVLSLFTAKSAWPMVGSMAFCILAATLLYLYASRPAKAVSA
- a CDS encoding transposase, encoding MKYDFQIKMIAVRHYLDGHDGFKITARKYHVPASSLRAWTAAYQFHGEQAFRKATRIYSEQFRAHVVDVTLREHLSMRSAAARFNIADYQTIKRWILAAKNSAFPALKERNNMAQKTQKPEIKPEDMTPAELLEEVRYLRAERAYNEKLDALMKSKTERKKKSTPSGH